One region of Bacillus zhangzhouensis genomic DNA includes:
- the ppaX gene encoding pyrophosphatase PpaX, which produces MNESTINTVLFDLDGTLINTNELIIASFQHTLDHYYPGQYSREDILHFIGPSLFDTFSAMDPDLTDDMIQMYRTFNHKQHDLLVTEYETVLDTLKILQDRGFKLGIVTTKIRDTVLMGLKLTGLEPFFEVIVTLDDVQNEKPHPEPVQLALSKLGSDPHEAVMVGDNYHDILSGQAAGTKTAGVAWSIKGEEALLKHRPDFMLKKMSDLLAIVGAD; this is translated from the coding sequence ATGAACGAATCGACGATCAACACAGTGCTATTTGATTTAGATGGTACATTAATCAATACAAATGAATTAATTATTGCTTCATTTCAGCATACGCTGGATCATTATTACCCTGGCCAGTACAGCCGTGAGGATATTCTTCATTTCATTGGCCCGTCCTTGTTTGATACATTCTCTGCGATGGACCCTGATTTGACGGATGACATGATTCAGATGTATCGAACGTTTAATCATAAGCAGCATGATTTGCTTGTGACTGAATATGAGACCGTTTTAGATACATTGAAAATCCTGCAGGATCGAGGATTTAAGCTCGGTATTGTCACAACGAAGATACGGGATACGGTTTTAATGGGATTGAAGCTGACCGGTTTAGAGCCGTTCTTTGAGGTCATTGTGACGCTCGATGATGTACAAAATGAGAAGCCGCATCCGGAGCCTGTTCAGCTGGCATTATCAAAGCTTGGCAGTGATCCCCATGAAGCGGTAATGGTCGGTGATAATTATCACGACATTTTGTCTGGTCAAGCGGCAGGAACAAAAACAGCAGGTGTTGCTTGGTCTATTAAGGGAGAAGAGGCCCTTTTAAAGCATCGCCCTGATTTCATGCTGAAG
- the lgt gene encoding prolipoprotein diacylglyceryl transferase: MNEAIQPIDPIAFQLGPISVHWYGVIIGVGALLGLWLALRECDKRGINKDTFIDLILFAIPIAIICARIYYVSFEWDYYQQHPNEIIKIWNGGIAIHGGLIGAVLTAIIFTKVRKVSFWKIADVAAPSILLAQAIGRWGNFINQEAHGEEVSRAFLENLHLPDFIINQMYINGTYYQPTFLYESLWNLAGVVILILLRRTSLRRGEIFLSYLIWYSIGRFFIEGMRTDSLMLTEHLRIAQMISIAIFVVAVLLIFFRRMKGHASIPYKKNNSSN, translated from the coding sequence ATGAACGAAGCAATTCAGCCAATTGATCCGATCGCTTTTCAGCTCGGACCTATTTCGGTTCATTGGTATGGTGTGATTATTGGGGTCGGAGCCTTGCTTGGACTCTGGCTTGCACTGAGAGAATGTGATAAAAGAGGAATCAATAAAGATACGTTTATTGACTTAATCTTATTTGCCATTCCAATAGCCATTATTTGTGCCCGAATTTATTATGTATCTTTTGAATGGGATTACTATCAGCAGCACCCAAATGAAATCATTAAAATTTGGAATGGTGGAATTGCGATTCACGGCGGGCTGATCGGCGCCGTGCTGACAGCCATCATTTTTACAAAAGTGAGAAAGGTATCCTTTTGGAAAATAGCTGACGTAGCAGCACCTAGTATTTTACTAGCGCAGGCAATTGGACGCTGGGGGAACTTTATTAACCAAGAAGCGCATGGTGAGGAGGTTTCAAGAGCCTTTTTAGAAAATTTGCATCTGCCTGATTTTATCATTAATCAAATGTATATTAATGGGACTTATTATCAACCGACGTTCTTATACGAATCATTATGGAATCTTGCCGGTGTTGTCATATTGATTTTATTACGCAGAACGTCGCTGCGCAGAGGCGAAATCTTCTTGTCTTATTTAATTTGGTATTCAATCGGCCGTTTCTTCATTGAAGGGATGAGAACAGATAGCTTAATGTTGACAGAGCACCTTCGAATCGCACAGATGATTTCGATTGCGATATTCGTAGTGGCAGTTCTACTGATTTTCTTTAGAAGAATGAAAGGACACGCCTCGATTCCGTATAAAAAGAACAATTCATCGAATTAA